aggcactacgaagtctgccgggtcagctgatagtatatattttacgtattatagtattttacttttaaatgtttaaaaataaaaaaaccgatAATTTTAATCGGTATATCTTATTGCTTGTACCGTTTAAGTAACGCGGTGTGTTCGCGGCGCGGCGCCACGGCTCGTCCGCCCACGCGTCGCACGCATCGCGATCACGAGCTTTCACAACCAGCGGGAATATCATCTACTATGGCCCAATACGCTCCGAACTAATGTACAAAgtaattttaacttaattttattaaatttattactcaataaaaataatagagaaTTTCTGCCGAGAAGTATTCGTACGATTCGGTttgatttcattaatttattctgATGGTCTATTGGGACCCCGAGCTCATTTCTCTAGGTAAACGATTGCATTAGCTTTATGATATCCAAGGAGTACAGCAACGATCAACATTAACATGTGTGCCTAACTGCTTAAGTTagatttattgttttcattatcaaataataattacaattacaattaaaaaaaataaaaatgataaccGGGGACAAGTAATACACGGTTGTGTAGCTTCGAATTAGGATAGATCAATAtagatacttatatacgtttaaatttatacgtatattaatattacacatccagacaaagagcaaacaagccTGTGGAAATCGAACTCACGATCCTTCGTCCAGCATTCAGGGATACTTACTAACTACAGAACCACTTGGTATATCATACATAATATGCCTAGCTTATCATTACGaatatgatatattattttatcttttaggTTTGCTCTGGTTGAAACCTACTAAATTagctttattaaaaaacattattttatgtgatACAGGCATGTAAAAACGGCTTTGCTCgcgtaaattacaaaaaaaaagtcgccggatcttttcagtgtgtcgcgattccgatccggtggtagactctgcgaagcagtgcaattgctagggctagtgttagcaaattctctcaggatgagcccgtgagcttacctactcgtccgggcgtagctggaatagcccctgaggctgccagcgaataggtagggaaaaaaaagagtcAAATTCTACGTTAATAATACTTTATCCATGGTGAAAGGTAATTCTGTCTTTTCTATGCCCCTGATAATATACATTCAAAATTTCATGATATTCAGTAGTTAAAATCGTGAAGACGtaacatacaaatatatttttgcatTCGTAATATTAAGTATGGATAGATAATAAGATTTCATAATAATTCATTCATATAATTTCTGTATTGCTTGTtggtaaaaaaaagtgtattaaaaGGTACCTGcagcaaaataatgatttaatattGGATAATGTACGAGAGAAATTTCAAATCAGAATTATTTTAACTGAGTCGTATAATTGATTCTCGTAGAGCATTTGATTTTATCATGAACGTGATTTTAACTGTATTTGAATAAAGCTCTCCCTTATTTTCCACCGGGAGGCTCCTGCGCAGATAGCCTTCAGTCCAGTCAGTCGGCGGAGTGCAGCGCGTACGCACGCGTGTGACGCAACACACGTTCCCCCAGAGGACCGATCGTTTTGTTTACAAACATTACCGTAACGTACGATTGTGAGAATACCATCTACGCTCGGATAATGTTACTTGAATACGCATAATTGCTTATAAATCGCACTGATAATATCGAATAAGAATTAATTCGAAATGATTTTCTTTAAGTGAGATGTCAACGCCTCGATCCTTTAATAAGCCGTCGCAGCCACTTTATGTGCTACTGCGGACATAAACAATGTGCATAATGTGACAGAAACATTTGTTGCGATCACATTTAGTGGTGTCAAACGAGATCTCGCGATATGAAGCTCTTGATGCTTATTGTTTATGTTATCGCTCTGACGATTTTCGTCGGAGGCGAATTAAAGATACGAGGTAAAGTGAGGAAGAGATTCACCGTACACAGAAGACATAGAGCTGTATTGCCACCTTGCAATTTCAACGAAACGATTATTGCCGACGAGTGGTCCTTAATGGAAGCCATTGGaaaatctaaatacatatttacggGTAAAGTTTTAAATGTGAGAAAAATGAAATCGGTCGATGAAAATAAAGGTAAAAGATCCAATTTGTATCGTGTTCACTTGCGTCGAATTTTGAAGGGGGATGTTAACGACTTGAAAATGTTTCTAAAAGTGGAAGGTTCTTTGGATGATTCATTGAGTGGCTCAATAGTTATAGCTGAAAGACCTAGAGCCCAGGAGCTATGTGCGCCGTCGCCTCGGCCGCGTCTCTCTGCAATATTCCTTAGCAACGAAGGCTTGCTCCTCGATGTTGGTAGAGGACCTATTCCAAGGCTGCGTATCGTAACTGATCCGGTGCCGTTGACTTTGTACCACTTGGATCGAATCAATGCTGCCGTTAAAGGTAAGTCcaaaattaatgataatttaaaacgTTTCCTTGTCAAAATCGATATCGGTTTGCGATATCAGATTTATTCATATCGATTTTTAAGAGTTGTAATATCATGAACGTTCAAGCAGAAGGTTAATAGGATTGAACTCGATGAGTCGAAACCGATTTATCTTTACCATCTACGATAATGCGTAGGTGTTTGTATCCATAATGCACGTTACCGCACTATGGCATTAAGAAGTGAGCCTGATCGACATCTTGACATCTGTTCGTTAACTTAATGGAGTGAATGCCTTCGGTACGTTTGTGCTCGGTCCGATGATGCATAACAAACATAGCTCTAGTTAACCACACAAGGATCAATCAATATCACGGTACGAGATTATCGGTAAAGCAAATACGTACTAATTAGTTAAATAAACATTTCCCAAAATGTTTAaccaatgatttaaaaaaaaattgttttggtaACATCAGTTACAGTCTTATTCATAATCTTTTAAATGCTATTATTcacgaaataaatatttctgaTACCACATTTTTAAggctaaaattatttcaatatctTCGGAACCATTTGTAAAAGAGGATTGCGCAAAGTGAAggaatgtaaataatataacgcCGAGATGGTCTTTAATTGAATTCGCAGTGGGTCACGAATAGACTTTACTTCGAGTCAAATACTCGGCGATAAATTTTATTGCGAAAGCCATTTTAACCTCAAAATTCCAAGAAGATCCAATTTAAACCTCGCATAATCCGGGGACGAGATAAGTATCGAGCCAGCTCGTCTTCAGGCTCCAACCGTCGGacgcatacatacatacaaacttCGAATGTGTTGCATGTCCCTTATCTCACCCATCGTGCATTTCCAGATCATAGTACGTAGCTTCGTAACGTATACAGACCCTATGCAGTCCACGTGTCGTTTTACACGACGAAGCGATCATATCAGTATAAAGACTGCACGATCCGTGAGAAACCATTCAGGTAATCACGAAAACTCGTCGTATACGTATGAACTTTATTCCTTTCATTACACATTAATGGGCAAATATTGAAGATCGCGTGAGACAAAgcagggaaataaaaaaacctgGGACTTTCTTAAGGACGGGActgttaaaataaatgatactCTACTTCGTatcttaaaatataatcatCGAAAGAGGGTGTACACTAATAGATTGCGGGGAAAGTTTTGAATATAACGTATATTTATTGATCACGATATTATTATCTTTGTACCTACCACACACGAAGATCATGTATGGTGGCATACCTTTGATTTTAACGATCGTATcgtatatttaataattgttattgAATCAGTGGGTAATTAAAACAGATTCTGTCAATAACCGGCTCCGAATGACCTTGCTACCTGTTGCTCGGTGGGAGTTGACAAACATTTCAGAATGTAGGgactatttatttttctgtaattGGTAATCACTAAATGAATAAAGTTAGTTCAATGCAACAAaagcttttaaattatttttttaattgcatagctTGGTGGaggatctcacagcccacctggtgttaagtggttaccggagctcatagacatctacaaggtaaatgccgccacccaccttgagatatgagttctagtgTCTTactatagctacaacggctgccccacccttcaaaccgaaacgcattactgcttcacgtcagaaatatgcagggtggtagtacctactcgtgcgaactcacaagaggtcctaccaccagtaattacgtaaactataattaaataatttgaaagaTTACATACAATAcgatttcaatagaaaaattatgaacaaaatttattaatagctTTAACAGTTGTTGCTGGTGTTATTGTtctaaattgtttaaaatacaattttcagtTTTTCGATTCGGGTAATGTTGTTGTcaatatgtttattaaaattgtggAGCATTTGAGAAATTAAAGATGTAAAGTGCGACGTTGAAGATTCGTCAAGAAAGCAAGCGAGGGAACTCGCCCGCCCACGCTTGTACCACTTTCCAAATTCCTCTAGTAAGCGCTTGCAATCGTCTATGTACGTGCGACGATACCTAACAACGTTTTCAAGTCTTGTTTCTACCCGACTGTCACAGAAGGAGGGTGATGTCGAGCGTTTCAATGCACGTAAACACGTCTAGTTTTTGGCACAGTACACTATGAGATTTTAAATGTTGAGGAAACGTTAGGTTCGAGTtaattgtgaaataatgttgataGGTAGACGACTCAAAAAGCCCATAGTAATGACAGTATGAATACCGCAGAAAGTCTTGAAACGTCAGTAAGGACGTGGAACTATATTGTAATGATGGTTGCCCTATCCTTAAAACCGGAGCCCATTAatacttcgcggtagaaataggcaggatggtaattttattatattacaagaCGTGTCGTAAAGTTGTTCGTGAACACGTGCTTGATACGttctttgaaaaattatttgctGCTTTAGGATTAGTTACACGTTTTGACATGTCTttgttcaaacgaggcttgctgagagtacttaatgataagcagcggcttggctttgcccctggcgttgctcaCGTCCATGAacgtgaccacttaccatcaggtgggccgtatgctcgtctgcccacaaagctaataaaaagttaataaaaaaaacgtcctATTACTAGAAATTTCTACATCGGATGCCTTACCCAGGTTATGTAggattttaaaaattttcagcTTGTTACCTATAtctataataattgaaaataagttAGCAGTCCAATATACCATATACACTAGTATATAGaaaccacttttttttattaaacaaaagttACCAATCTTAGACATTATTGCGTAAATTCCGAAAATAAAATGGCGGAGGCGTTATCGAAGGTTGTTTCAAACTGTCTAATCTGTTTGAGGCTCGATTATTATTCTGAGGTGCGTATTCTATTATCGAAGTTTACGCCGGTAACATGTCCGCTAAATTACTCCTACAATTTACTAATTACTAATACGATCGTGGCTGAAACAATAACTGCTGTAAAACGCAGGAATGTTGAGAAACACAATTAGTGAGAaagttttatatttagtttgtGTAGAGCATTTGTTGGCGATAGTTCCATGAATATTCAAGAGCTTACACTAACGGGACGTATCGCAGTGGCTGTTAAGTTGAACCGTGTTGAGAGCTTGTCTACTAATTATTATCTAGTTTATGAAATACATTCCATTACGGAACCAAACTCAATTGTTAAACAGTATGATATGTTAAAGGAAAGTTATTAAGTATAGTCACTTTATATGAATTGCGGAAACAGCGCAGCTTTTGACTACTAAATTAGGTACAATACCAATTAGCACTACGCTAATTAGCTAGGTTATCTCAGGAGGTGGAGAAAGATAAAACGTAAGTACGTGAGTTGGTACGCTGATGAAGGTTGCATCAAATTGCGAGGTCTACCAGTCTAGTCGCGAGGCTGCGCAGGCGCACGCGTCTCGATGGCGCCAAAGCTGCCACTTGCGCAACATTGTGACCGTCGCGTGTTTACGATCCGTCCCGAACAGTCCCGATCAAAAAGTTTCTACATGCCGACTGAAATGGCCACTATACAGACCCACTTGCATGTGACgtaaaaaaacagataaaacaTGAAGGTTCAAATTTTGGTTTTAACGctttattgcttcacgacaatTCATGCACAGCTTCGTATTAGGGGTGTTACGAGAAAACGGGATACAGTTTACCACCGCATGAAAGATACAAAAAGTCCTAAATGTGTTTTAAACGAGACGATAACTAATGACTACGAGATTCTGTCGTCAGCCGTCTCTGAATCTAAATATATTTTCGCTGCCAGGGTCTTGAGCGTGAAAAAGATAAAACGTGGCAAGAAGCCTAACGTTAAAGTGTTTATGTTCTACAAACTGTACGTACGGCTCGTTATGAAAGGCGATGTTGAGGAGTTAAGGAGTCACGTATTTTCAGGAGACGAGCACACGTTGAATGGAGCGATTGTGTTTGTCGACTGGCTTCGGACGAATAAGTGCGCTTACAAACTGTATAGGCATTCTTCGGGTATATTTTTGAGTGATGGTTTTGACGAAGACTCGAGCGTCGGCAGAAAGCCGAGCCTACGACTTTTGAACGAGCCTCTACCATTGTCGCTTTACGATTTGGATAGAGTGAATGCCGCATTGAAAGGTAAATGTTTACTGCCATATATGTTGGCTTTTGGTGTTAGTTGGACGTCCCATCTTAATTTTACTGCTGTGTCATTTTTAGGTACTTgacaatttttattgtaaacagCGCTATATTGCTGTTTACATCTAAGgattaggaaaaaaaagcattttagaTGCAGCTGTCTAATTGTAAGACAAAAGCGTGAGTCACTAGCATTTATGATTGTTCATAAACTAGTCCtggattgaaatattttatgaaaattatttaaccAAATTGTAGTGGcagatattgaaaataaatctaGCTTTAAACAAATTTCAATGCTACAATACAAGGTACAGCTAATATAAGTAAACGATATTGATATAAGCGTGCTTGTTTACTTGGCTGATTTACATTGGTCCAGTGATTGTTGACAGTAATCGTCAGTGAATAACGTCTCAGGaacaataattttacatatttctAGTTTACTTGTCAAAAACCAGTGGTTATTGACACGTGTATGAACGATAGTGATGCAATTTTTTGATACGTGATACCAAAGTTTTGTGAGGTAGATGCTTGCCATAGCTACTGATAATAGACGGGAGCTCTATAATATTGGATTCAGTAGTTGATGAATATGCTATAACATCAAAATTAAATCAGATTTTAAGCCATAATTTCGACATAATTGCTACGCCAGCGCGGCGTGTTcatgtattatttactagtatatgcttactctgaaattataattttacaatattttagtgGTGCTGACGACAGTCTAATTATTGAAGAGAATGGAAACTTTATCATATAAACGGGGGGAAAAGTTTGCTctttgttagaaaaaaaaaaatacgttttttgttTGCAATCTAATCTTTCATTTATGAAACTTTTAAATAGACCATTTACAGAATCATTATTGCCCTATACCAGAAAGGCATCCGTGGGCGGAGGTCACAGACGTCGTACGCCATGCAATTTACTTCACGTTAAACTATAATGTCTTATGCACCATTGCCTTTACATTATGACTTGCCTTCCTACGTTCGAATGTTGCTTAACTGAGCTCTTGGCAAATAAAATCCAAATAAGGTGGTATTGATAACAATACCTCAAGTCCGCTTCGACTTAAGGTTCTTGTTTAATGAACTCATACTAGTTACAGATACTTCAAAGTTTGATGATTGGTAATAAACAAGATACGTAAAGTTATAATTGAAAAGCTAATTGATATTATGTAAAGAGTATTTACTGTCACCAAAAAttaacaagcaataaaaaaaacaatttgaaattaCGACTAAGTAAAAAATACAGGTATAACGGGGATTGATTGGCATTGTTCCATACACGCAACTTCTATTGCACATGCTTCTTCATTAGTTACTTTCTATGATAGATGCTAAATGCACATGTGTATTTGATTCCCTGGTAATTTAAGGTTATGTTTAATCGAATTATATGGCATGAATTTTACTCTTATGCTATAAAATTCTGTTACCTAATATCTAATAGAACTTGATAAACTTTCCACCAATCAAATCTTAAGTACAGTAATACTGTTTGAAATTGTTCCTCGTATGTatgaaataaacataaattctAATACCTATCCATTGAATTTGATTTGGattattaaattaagtaaaatttacTCAAATTTTGGGCAAGTAGTTCAAAAGATCAAAGTTTGCTTGCTGGAGGTTTGGTTAATGAATCGCGCAGTATGCGTCGCAATATTTTTCCGCTGCCGGTCTTTGGTATCTCGTTTACGAATCTGACTCCACCACGCAACTGTTTCCACGAGGAAACCTAAAAAAGAaggttttttaaatcattataataattaaattttgcaGTAAAAGTGATTGAAAACATGGAAAACATTGAAACAAATCTCCATCATTCTGGTAAGATGGCCGTTTCTATCAATCTATCTTTCTAGTTTTGTTCAGATAGATAGATCTATGTTTGAATgggaacaataataaaatcgtgaagtcatttttatgtttataatattcattttaagaaCCAAAACATTTCAAGAAATCTGTACGTGAATTACGAGTAAATATTACCTTCATTAAAGACAATTGGTTGAATATGAAAGAAATATTATAGTCACTTTTAGAATTAAATGCATGAGtttgcaaaaatattattttattaatattgaagttaCTTTAATTTTCGTTTGTTATGTATGAAGTACGCGGGTGgcgataataaaattgaatagatTGTGTAAAGTATCTATTTAAGATACGACATATCTTTTGACCTATCGCAGGTTTCAATTGTTGATAAATCTAATCTATTTACTGCcaaattgataataatatttagttacAATAACATATTATCGCGAAATTCTCAATGTTTATCACTTACGAATAGTTATTATGACATACGGATAACTATCGATGGGGTAAGCAAGCTTGTGGGCAATCTAGTGCTATATGATTGCGGAGTATGTTACACAAAGTGATACCAACCAAGCTATTCACAATAACATTTTAGAACATTTATAACAATTATATAGCCATGAAAGTAAAATTCATTTACCCTCGCAGCCACGAAATCAATCAATTCTTTTTCAGTAACTTTAGAATTTGGTTTTTTGACTACAAATGCTGTAGGCAATTCTCCAACAAGAGGGTCTGGTGCCCCTGCGACTCCAACATCTTGAACAGCGTcatgctgcaataatattgctTCAAGCTCTGATGGTGCAACCTGCAAGTTTTACAACTTTCACTGTAGTGTATatccaataaaattaaattttgaatttgaaaattgtCAAGTGTCAACTTGACGAATGATTTCATGACGATATTACGATAATTGTGTAAAGTTGATAGTTTTTCAGAATTAGCGTTTTTGTTTTGTAGACGTTAAATGAGCTCATGAGATATAATATTCAACTAAACAGAATTTTTTTAGAGAATACGACACACACGTTGctatgacttaaaaaaaaaagaaaaaaaaaattaacctttGTACTATCTCAATTTAATTATCAATACTGCTTTTTCCTTATGTTGAGCGAAGATAAAACAATCaaaagagaagaagaagaaaagaaaggAATAAATCCATTAAGATATTTCAAGACTTTCAGGGCTATAATAAACAAAGTATCTAGAGTATCATCAgttaaaaactaaatatatgAACCATCTTGTGATTTTGAATGTAATCTAACCCAAAGGCGGATCGTTTTCATTACTTTTACTGGGGAGAAATTTACTTATTAAAGAACGATATTGTCAAGATATTTTTTCAAACTTGTAACGGTTCCTTAGAATTAATTCCTGTATTTTGATCCGGTATGATCGTGTTTGAATACAAGTTACTGTTGGATGCCTAGTATTTGATTTACCTGTCCAGCCTTGTATTTGATCAGCTCTTTAATTCTATCAACGATATAAAAGTATCCTTCATTGTCATAATACGCAATATCTCCTGTTTTATAAAATCCATCTTCatctaagtcttcatttataTCTTTTCCAATGTAATCTTCAAACAATACAGGACCTTTGACGCATATTTCACCATTTTGATTAGGACCTAAGGTTTTTCGTGTTTCCACATCAACAAcctgaaaattataatattaagtctGTAGTATAAAGCCACGAAAAAAAGATCATGTTATTAGATAATAGgcttaatgtaaatattaagtttttacCTTTACTATATTTCCTTCCACAACTTTTCCTACACTGCCAAGCTTGTTACTGTGCTCTCTTTCTTCAGTTAATGCTCCTGTGGTTTCTGTCATACCATACCCTTGAAGAACATGTTTTAAGCCGGTGAATCTGGTAAATGAATTGAATTTTAGTTATAGTGAGGTCTACTTTAGCGGAATTAATTACTAAGTAAACAAAACTCACTAAGAATTAGAAGATATTAAAGTTATTAAGGTATAGGCTGCAAGTTATTGTAAAGTACCTTTTCTTAATGCTAGTCATGACTGATGAATCCAAAGGAGCTCCTCCACAGTACATAATTTGTACAGAGCTCACGTCATATTTGTCGATTAATTTAGATTTAGTTAAAATAACAAGTAGAGGAGGTACCATTAGTAGAATTCCAGCCTGAAAATGTACACGattaatcaaatatatttttggggTTTATTATTATCctcctttattattttaattttattctgacTCTCCTGATATTTACAGCTTTCGAGGAAACGGAGGAAAGTCATTTGTGTTTGTGtgtccaattaaaaaaaatctcggtAATTACCTTGTACTTCTCAATACACTGTAGATACACATCTTCTTGGAATTTGTTTAGGTATAAAACAGTTCTGTTCTTGGATAAACATGATAAGGTTAATATTATTCCCACTGTATTACACCATGGTGCTAAAGTTAAAATAACCAAGTCTTTTTGACAAAATctaaaattttagtaaaattagtGATTagcaaaatttcaaataaatgaggttaaagaaaaaaaatgcgtaCGGTTTTTGTAATCCAGAGACTAATAAGTTACGATGCGTCAATTTCACTCCTTTAGGTAGTCCAGTTGTTCCCGAAGAGTAAAGAATTATTGATGTACTATCGGTTCCTGAAAACAACATTGGAGTTGAATGATCTATGGTATCCTGATCTCTCCACCGTAAGGCGTGATGTAGTAGGCTCATCTAATGTGGGTTTTGTAAAAACCCGATGGAAACCATTGCGAAACTTCAGGGAGGCCTATGTGGACATATTTTAGCAAAACATATTCAGGCAAAAGCTTATGCTCATTTATGTCCTGATTAGATACTGaacataacctttttttttattgcccttgaaggcagacgagcatacggcccacctgatggtgagtggttaccatcgcctatggatttcagcaatgtcaggggcagagccaagccgctgtctatcgCTTAAtagtctccacaagcctcgtttaaagaaagacatgtcatagcgctcgggaaacaccgtggaggggagctcattccatagccggatggtacgtggcaaaaaatacctctagaaacgcactgtggatgaccacagtgcctccaggtagtatggatgaatttactccggtggcgggcggtcgatggtaaaaacgagataacgtatcatctcgaataattcctcagagatctccccatggaacatacggtacaaaatacagagggaactaaagtccctccgcagacccggAGGtttcaaacgatccgtgagaattaTATTATCGACAATTTGAACGCCCTCTtgtgtatggagtcaaatggaagaagctggtatttgggagccccggctcAGAGATggaagcagtactccacgcgaggccggacttgtgctacCTTTTGCCTTTTAACCTTTTTTACCTAAACCTTTTGCCTATGCTCAGTATCGATAGCAATGAAATCATTCTCTTTGCCGTCGATATGTGTTTTGGAATTGCAATCCAATAAAGAAATCCGCGAACAGTATTaacaagaaaataattaatgtagTCAAAATTAAACTCACCATTGAAATCCTTTGGTCTAAAGTCATTAAAGTGAGTATATTTTGTTGCAAGATCTCTAAAACTGATGACGTCTTTGTCGTCAGATATTCCGTATAGGAAGAATTTCTgcacaatatttaatttcttcAAAGTTACATAAAACTCCTTGTAAGCACTTGGAGACAGGAAGATGTATTTGGGTTTCGATATTTTAGTTGTATGAATGAATTCATCTGaaaattattctttaatttattaattaaaacttcatgattattttactttatttaatacGTACTTTTGCTATATGCACTGTTTATGAAAGTAACCGTAGCTCCTGTACAAAGCACAGCTATAGTTGTAGTCAGATACTCTGTTCTGTTTTCACTGCAAATAGCTACTATATCGCCTTTCCCAATGCCAAGTTGTTTAATAGCAGAAGCTATATTTACAATTTGCTGTGTCATTTCGCCAAATGTCAATTTCTCTCCGCTAGCTCCATTGATCTTGAGAACATGAATTAGTCATTATTTGATTTGCAATTCGACGATCTTTCATAACTTATGACCAAATGCTTACCAAAGCCACTTTTGCTTTTTCTTTCGAAAGTCTCTCCAATAAAAATTTTCCATAATTCATGTGATTCGGAAACGAAAAATTTTGCTCTCCATAAATTATACCCGCattttgcttttctttttcCATTCTGCACAAGTTGTTTTGTAATCACTAACACGAGAATACTGAGCTTGTATCGTTGTGACATCGTATAATATAAGATTACCGAATTCAAGGTTTCAAGACCTGATAACAGGTTATGTCATAAGATATGAATTAGATTCATGTTTTTTTGtagttattatcaaataaattagaGTAATATTAAGTAACGTAATATTATGTTGAGAAAATTGTCACTTCTTGTCAATTTTGAATGAATTTGTGTTAAAGTAATGTACCAAAAAACCTACTGAGAATAACTGAATGATTTTTCTACTAAGCTACCATACTCGTTCTCAATATACATATGAATGCTCAAAGTAAACAATGTTGAAGGTTAAATATATCGTTATTGAAAGgctctgaaaaaaattattgagcACTTTCTTGTTACTTTGTGCTGTTGTTTATAAAATGTTCTTTAATCATTTCAGGAAACTCGAGATGTTTTCTGTAAGCTGAGATTGTTGAATATATTTCGATCTCCTATTTccttaaaaagtttatttacagAATAGCAGAATgtagtaatctttttttttttttttttttttttttatgattgaaagtttactggtggcccgaaggcctttccagtttcaccaggacaggtaggcgagcaaaggctcagccaagaggggtgggatttgctaacaactgcccgagcgcctccgaaggagacctaacaactcaagagcaattgtttcgcgaatgaatctactaccggatcggaatcgcgacccgctgagaagatccggcgagaaactcagcgggctgatgcatgggttaggttgcacgtcgacctctttgtcgagttcgacgagtacggttaccggggtccctaagcctgcccctagtattagagctgaaggcatctaatgcaaaggttattgga
The Bombyx mori chromosome 5, ASM3026992v2 DNA segment above includes these coding regions:
- the LOC100852387 gene encoding luciferin 4-monooxygenase; protein product: MEKEKQNAGIIYGEQNFSFPNHMNYGKFLLERLSKEKAKVALINGASGEKLTFGEMTQQIVNIASAIKQLGIGKGDIVAICSENRTEYLTTTIAVLCTGATVTFINSAYSKNEFIHTTKISKPKYIFLSPSAYKEFYVTLKKLNIVQKFFLYGISDDKDVISFRDLATKYTHFNDFRPKDFNGTDSTSIILYSSGTTGLPKGVKLTHRNLLVSGLQKPFCQKDLVILTLAPWCNTVGIILTLSCLSKNRTVLYLNKFQEDVYLQCIEKYKAGILLMVPPLLVILTKSKLIDKYDVSSVQIMYCGGAPLDSSVMTSIKKRFTGLKHVLQGYGMTETTGALTEEREHSNKLGSVGKVVEGNIVKVVDVETRKTLGPNQNGEICVKGPVLFEDYIGKDINEDLDEDGFYKTGDIAYYDNEGYFYIVDRIKELIKYKAGQVAPSELEAILLQHDAVQDVGVAGAPDPLVGELPTAFVVKKPNSKVTEKELIDFVAARVSSWKQLRGGVRFVNEIPKTGSGKILRRILRDSLTKPPASKL